The following are from one region of the Stanieria cyanosphaera PCC 7437 genome:
- a CDS encoding putative quinol monooxygenase: protein MSQSVRVVARVIALPDKIEQLKAVLMELIEPTRAEVGCIQYDLLQNTCDPTDFTFVEEWTSTAALETHLTSPHLQKAINKINGLVAQKPDIRRYEHISCDS from the coding sequence ATGTCTCAATCTGTACGAGTAGTTGCTCGTGTTATTGCTCTTCCTGACAAAATAGAACAACTGAAAGCAGTTTTAATGGAACTAATTGAACCGACTCGCGCTGAAGTTGGATGTATTCAATACGATTTATTGCAGAATACTTGCGATCCGACAGACTTTACTTTTGTGGAAGAATGGACTTCAACAGCAGCTTTAGAAACTCATCTTACTAGTCCTCATCTTCAGAAAGCTATTAACAAAATTAATGGTTTAGTCGCTCAAAAACCTGATATTCGTCGTTACGAACACATTAGTTGTGATTCTTAA
- a CDS encoding peptidylprolyl isomerase → MKTKTKSWYQLLLKTTTAAILALLMFLSSSLVNHQSDALAGSRKSMLAQGDAITDPLAILRYALPIDNDTVRKIQADLEDISNQLRGKRWGTISRDVKDAKNLLNYRREQLLASIPEERQSQASALLEQINTGISKLESELEAKDKNAISETRAEILNQIGQLEALMVTGFPFAIPEEYTNLPQLLGRATVEITTTKGDLTIVVDGYSAPINGGNFVDLVQRGFYDGLNFIRAEDFYVLQAGDPPGEEEGFIDPKTNQYRAIPLEVLVKNDPEPVYGVTLEELGRYLDQPVLPFNAYGAVALARPANDPNGGSSQFFFFKFDTELTPPGYNLMDGRYSVFGYVVKGKEVLEELTADDKIISAKVIDGLDNLVQPKAG, encoded by the coding sequence ATGAAAACTAAAACAAAAAGTTGGTATCAACTTTTACTCAAAACAACTACTGCTGCTATTTTAGCTCTGCTAATGTTTTTGAGTAGCAGTTTGGTGAATCATCAGAGTGATGCTTTAGCTGGTAGTCGTAAAAGTATGTTGGCACAAGGGGATGCCATTACTGATCCATTAGCGATTCTCAGATATGCTCTTCCAATTGATAACGATACTGTCAGAAAAATCCAAGCAGATCTAGAAGACATTTCTAATCAATTACGTGGTAAACGCTGGGGAACAATTAGTCGGGATGTCAAAGATGCTAAAAATCTTTTAAATTATCGTCGCGAACAATTATTAGCGAGTATTCCGGAAGAACGTCAATCGCAAGCCTCTGCTTTACTAGAACAGATTAATACAGGCATCAGCAAACTTGAATCAGAATTAGAAGCCAAGGATAAAAATGCCATTTCCGAAACTAGAGCGGAAATACTCAACCAAATCGGACAATTAGAAGCTTTGATGGTAACGGGATTTCCTTTTGCCATACCAGAAGAATATACGAACTTACCTCAGTTGCTTGGTCGAGCTACCGTAGAAATAACCACTACCAAGGGAGATTTAACTATTGTAGTTGACGGTTATAGTGCGCCGATCAATGGTGGAAATTTCGTCGATTTGGTACAAAGAGGTTTTTATGACGGTTTGAATTTTATCCGTGCTGAAGATTTTTATGTCTTACAAGCAGGAGATCCTCCAGGCGAAGAGGAAGGTTTTATCGATCCTAAAACTAATCAATATCGAGCAATTCCTTTAGAAGTCTTGGTTAAAAATGATCCTGAACCAGTATATGGCGTTACTTTAGAAGAACTTGGTCGTTATTTAGACCAACCTGTACTGCCATTTAATGCTTATGGTGCAGTAGCTTTAGCTCGTCCAGCCAATGATCCTAATGGTGGTTCTTCTCAATTCTTTTTCTTCAAGTTTGATACCGAATTAACTCCTCCTGGTTATAACTTGATGGATGGACGTTATTCTGTCTTTGGTTATGTAGTTAAAGGAAAAGAGGTGTTAGAAGAGTTAACTGCGGACGATAAAATTATTTCAGCTAAGGTGATCGATGGTTTGGATAATTTAGTTCAACCCAAGGCTGGCTAG
- a CDS encoding lipid-A-disaccharide synthase-related protein, which translates to MKLLVISNGHGEDVIAVRIVEKLKVNLPNLEIAALPIVGEGNAYIKNNIALVGQVKQMPSGGFIYMDSKQFWRDLQGGLLKLTLAQLKIIRQWSKSGGFILAVGDIVPLLFAWLSNTNYAFVGTAKSEYYLRDEQGWLNRTSWLERWFGSVYLPWERWLMSRDRALAVFPRDDLTAEILKQWSIPVYNFGNPMMDGIGEVTEIKKLTSLAEKQTLSILLLPGSRMPEALNNWQQIIDATSEVIKTFSLQSILFIAAIAPGLEILPFQEYLLCQGWNTTSLAINSLPINDPQAVIFSKKNASLILTQNAYSESLQLADLAIAMAGTATEQFVGLGKPVITMPGTGPQFTAAFAEAQTRLLGISVILVEKSNQIAQKMLCVLNNAKLLESIAINGQQRMGKPGAAERIAECLQQVLLK; encoded by the coding sequence ATGAAACTACTAGTTATAAGTAATGGTCACGGAGAAGATGTTATTGCTGTTCGTATTGTAGAAAAACTTAAAGTTAATCTTCCTAATTTAGAAATAGCTGCTTTACCAATTGTTGGTGAAGGTAATGCTTATATTAAAAATAATATTGCCCTGGTCGGTCAAGTAAAACAAATGCCTTCTGGTGGTTTTATTTATATGGATAGTAAACAATTTTGGCGCGATCTTCAAGGTGGTTTACTTAAGCTAACTTTAGCCCAATTGAAGATCATACGACAATGGAGTAAAAGTGGTGGTTTCATTTTAGCAGTAGGAGATATTGTTCCTTTATTGTTTGCGTGGTTAAGTAATACTAATTATGCTTTTGTTGGAACTGCTAAATCAGAATATTATTTAAGAGATGAACAAGGATGGTTAAACCGTACTTCTTGGTTAGAACGCTGGTTTGGTTCAGTTTATCTGCCTTGGGAACGTTGGTTAATGAGTCGCGATCGCGCCTTAGCAGTTTTTCCCAGAGATGATTTAACTGCCGAAATTTTAAAACAGTGGTCTATTCCTGTGTACAATTTTGGTAATCCAATGATGGATGGTATTGGTGAAGTAACAGAGATAAAAAAGTTAACAAGTTTAGCAGAAAAACAAACTCTATCTATTTTATTACTACCTGGTTCAAGAATGCCAGAAGCTTTAAATAATTGGCAACAAATTATTGACGCTACTTCAGAAGTTATTAAAACATTTTCATTACAATCAATTCTTTTTATTGCTGCGATCGCGCCAGGTTTAGAGATTTTACCTTTTCAAGAGTATTTATTGTGTCAGGGTTGGAATACAACTTCATTAGCAATTAATTCTCTTCCTATTAATGACCCTCAAGCTGTTATCTTTAGTAAAAAAAATGCTAGCTTAATTCTCACTCAGAATGCTTACAGCGAATCTCTACAACTTGCCGATCTAGCGATCGCAATGGCGGGTACGGCAACCGAACAATTTGTTGGTTTAGGTAAACCTGTCATTACTATGCCAGGAACAGGGCCTCAATTTACAGCTGCTTTTGCCGAGGCGCAAACTCGTTTATTAGGGATTTCAGTTATTTTAGTCGAAAAATCGAACCAAATAGCTCAAAAAATGCTATGTGTACTAAATAATGCAAAATTACTTGAATCTATTGCCATTAATGGTCAACAAAGAATGGGAAAACCAGGTGCTGCTGAGAGAATTGCTGAATGTTTACAACAAGTATTGTTGAAATAA
- a CDS encoding LmeA family phospholipid-binding protein, whose amino-acid sequence MELLTILLAGFFSILVPGGWAIERLASNNLSANLTKVEELAIRIENSPSYQLVFGKLGGIKLASRGVEVQPGLRIDTLELETDSIDVKLQDLSKGNLEQLRTSLNQPLQGGVRIILTEADLNRALQSPAIQNQLQEALNRLIARKAGSSISYQLINPRLELQDGNRLSLAVSLCRSFAHQNRVQSCSTDDEESKSELNLKLEWGIKTVAGRKIELVEPIGIVNGRPMSARLLTGFAQGISDRLDLNTLEENGIFARLLQLEIDQQQIALAGFVRMETFDSNLVNSIK is encoded by the coding sequence ATGGAACTTTTAACCATTCTGCTTGCAGGATTTTTTTCGATTTTAGTTCCTGGAGGTTGGGCGATTGAACGTCTTGCCAGTAATAATTTGAGTGCTAATTTGACCAAGGTAGAAGAGTTAGCAATTAGAATTGAAAATTCTCCCAGTTATCAACTAGTGTTTGGTAAGTTGGGAGGAATTAAACTGGCGAGTCGGGGTGTAGAAGTCCAACCAGGATTAAGAATTGATACCTTAGAATTGGAAACAGACTCAATCGATGTCAAGCTACAAGATTTATCAAAAGGTAATTTAGAACAACTGCGAACTTCTTTAAATCAACCTCTACAAGGAGGAGTACGCATAATTTTAACTGAAGCAGACCTCAATCGAGCTTTGCAGTCACCAGCAATACAAAATCAACTGCAAGAAGCTTTAAATCGTTTGATAGCTCGTAAAGCAGGCTCTTCTATTAGTTATCAGTTAATCAATCCTCGTCTAGAATTACAAGACGGCAATCGTTTGAGTTTGGCTGTTAGTTTATGTCGTTCTTTTGCTCATCAAAATCGGGTTCAAAGTTGTTCAACAGATGATGAGGAAAGCAAATCAGAATTAAATCTTAAGCTGGAGTGGGGGATAAAAACCGTAGCAGGAAGAAAAATAGAGTTAGTTGAGCCGATTGGTATCGTAAATGGTCGTCCAATGTCGGCTAGACTGTTAACGGGATTTGCTCAAGGAATAAGCGATCGCTTAGATTTAAATACTTTGGAGGAAAACGGGATTTTTGCTCGACTTTTACAATTAGAAATAGATCAACAGCAAATTGCACTAGCAGGTTTTGTCAGAATGGAAACTTTTGACTCAAATTTAGTAAACTCGATTAAATAA
- a CDS encoding ABC transporter permease, with product MKSIVKKATILLSTYYAHMLEYRAEIFLWALSGSLPIILMGVWIQASQSGNFGLSSVDFARYFFSIFLVRQFTTIWVIWEFEREVIEGKLSFHLLQPIDPVWHHVARHLAEKLTRIPFMFLFCGLFFLLYPDSFWIPSLKNIFLCSLAIVMAFTLRFIIQYTFAIFAFWTERASAIQQFWYLFYIFLSGMIAPLEVFPPGVRTIVDWTPFPYLMHFPAALLVGLPTDFVRSSMIVLGWGIIFFVANRWLWRKGLKQYSGMGA from the coding sequence ATGAAATCGATTGTTAAAAAAGCAACAATATTATTATCTACTTATTATGCTCATATGCTTGAGTATCGAGCAGAGATTTTTTTGTGGGCATTATCAGGTTCGTTACCGATTATATTAATGGGAGTTTGGATTCAAGCTTCCCAATCTGGTAATTTTGGTTTAAGTTCTGTTGATTTTGCTCGCTATTTTTTTAGTATATTTTTAGTTAGGCAATTTACTACAATTTGGGTAATTTGGGAATTTGAGCGAGAAGTAATTGAAGGAAAACTTTCTTTTCATTTACTACAACCAATCGATCCAGTTTGGCATCATGTTGCTAGACATTTAGCTGAAAAATTAACTCGAATTCCTTTCATGTTTTTATTTTGTGGTTTATTTTTTCTGCTTTATCCCGATTCTTTTTGGATACCAAGTCTCAAAAATATTTTCTTATGTAGTCTGGCAATTGTGATGGCGTTCACTTTAAGATTTATTATTCAATATACTTTTGCCATCTTTGCTTTTTGGACAGAAAGAGCTAGTGCAATTCAACAATTTTGGTATTTATTTTATATTTTCTTATCAGGAATGATTGCACCTTTAGAAGTATTTCCTCCTGGGGTGAGAACTATTGTTGATTGGACTCCGTTTCCTTATTTGATGCATTTTCCTGCAGCACTTTTAGTAGGATTACCAACAGATTTTGTTCGTAGTAGTATGATTGTTTTAGGATGGGGAATAATCTTTTTTGTTGCTAATCGTTGGTTATGGAGAAAAGGATTAAAACAATATTCGGGAATGGGAGCTTAA
- a CDS encoding AEC family transporter: MLPLLPAVLPVSLIILIGFIAGRTLPLDNQTVSKITLYVLSPALVFDSLYRTTLSLKSTQDLLIAFALTSCTTYLLVWVINKIGKLTPSLQKGLIATTIFSNNGNIGLPVANFAFGAAGLERAVLYMIGSSILMFCFGPAILKGKGLDYSTRLILKLPLFWSILAAVGLRLLSFKFPFQIDLAIQELGQAAIPVALVLLGMQLSHTQFELRIKEIFAAMLRLLVAPLIAYFIGLNLHLESLNLQILVLQSAMPTAVNSLVLVTEFGGDANFVARSIVTSTVMSFVTLPLVLWLLSIYI, translated from the coding sequence ATGCTTCCTCTTCTTCCTGCGGTTCTTCCTGTTAGCTTAATTATTTTAATTGGTTTTATTGCTGGTCGCACTTTACCATTAGATAATCAAACCGTTTCCAAAATAACTTTATATGTTTTATCTCCAGCCTTAGTTTTTGACAGTTTATACCGAACTACTCTTTCACTTAAAAGTACTCAAGATTTATTAATTGCTTTTGCTTTAACTTCTTGTACAACTTATTTATTAGTTTGGGTAATTAACAAAATTGGGAAACTTACACCTTCTTTACAAAAAGGTTTAATTGCTACGACAATTTTTTCTAACAATGGCAACATCGGTCTTCCTGTCGCTAATTTTGCTTTTGGCGCAGCAGGATTAGAACGAGCGGTGCTTTATATGATTGGTTCAAGCATTCTAATGTTTTGTTTTGGTCCTGCTATTCTTAAAGGCAAGGGACTTGATTATAGTACTCGTTTGATTTTAAAACTTCCTTTGTTTTGGTCAATTTTAGCAGCAGTTGGTTTACGTTTATTATCGTTTAAATTTCCTTTTCAAATTGATTTGGCTATTCAAGAATTAGGACAAGCTGCAATTCCTGTAGCTTTAGTTTTATTGGGAATGCAATTGTCTCATACTCAATTTGAACTAAGAATTAAAGAAATTTTTGCTGCAATGTTACGTTTATTGGTTGCTCCTTTGATTGCTTATTTTATTGGTTTAAATCTTCATTTAGAAAGTTTAAATTTGCAAATTTTAGTCTTACAAAGTGCGATGCCTACCGCAGTTAATTCTTTAGTTTTAGTCACTGAATTTGGTGGTGATGCCAATTTTGTTGCTCGCTCGATTGTGACTTCTACTGTGATGAGTTTTGTAACTCTTCCTTTAGTACTATGGTTATTGTCAATTTATATTTAA
- the efp gene encoding elongation factor P: MISSNDFRTGVSIELDGSVWRVVEFLHVKPGKGSAFVRTKLKNVQTGSVVERTFRAGETVPQANLEKRTMQHTYKEGDDLVFMDMETYEEARLTPAQIGDRVQYIKEEMEVNVLFWNGQVMEVDLPTSVVLEVVDTDPGVKGDTATGGSKPAIVETGAQVMVPLFISIGERIKVDTRDGSYLGRE; this comes from the coding sequence ATGATTTCTAGTAATGATTTTCGCACTGGCGTAAGCATCGAGTTAGATGGTTCTGTCTGGCGAGTAGTAGAGTTTCTTCATGTTAAACCAGGTAAAGGTTCTGCATTTGTAAGAACTAAGTTAAAAAATGTTCAAACAGGGAGTGTTGTTGAACGGACATTTCGGGCGGGGGAAACTGTTCCTCAAGCTAATTTAGAAAAAAGAACGATGCAACATACCTATAAAGAAGGAGATGATCTTGTCTTTATGGACATGGAAACTTACGAAGAAGCTCGGCTAACTCCGGCTCAAATTGGCGATCGCGTCCAGTACATTAAAGAAGAAATGGAAGTTAATGTGCTGTTTTGGAACGGGCAAGTTATGGAAGTTGATTTACCTACTTCGGTAGTTTTAGAAGTAGTTGATACCGATCCTGGCGTAAAGGGAGATACTGCGACAGGAGGCTCGAAACCCGCTATAGTTGAAACCGGAGCGCAAGTAATGGTACCACTATTTATTTCCATTGGCGAAAGAATTAAAGTCGATACTCGCGATGGCTCTTATTTAGGAAGGGAATAA
- the accB gene encoding acetyl-CoA carboxylase biotin carboxyl carrier protein → MSINFQELRELLSAIAQTDIAELTLKSDEFELMVRKGTNIAPTATTIVTPGVTEVVPPPVPSKSVVLSNSTPETSPAPAIDKKWVEITSPMVGTFYRAPAPDESPFVDTGDRISKGQTVCIIEAMKLMNEIEAEVSGQVMEILVQNGEPVEYGQTLMWVNPD, encoded by the coding sequence GTGTCTATAAATTTTCAAGAACTTAGAGAGTTATTATCAGCGATCGCTCAAACTGATATTGCAGAGTTAACCTTAAAAAGTGACGAGTTTGAATTGATGGTACGCAAGGGGACAAATATTGCCCCTACAGCAACTACAATAGTAACTCCTGGGGTAACGGAAGTTGTTCCGCCTCCTGTTCCTTCTAAATCTGTAGTTTTATCAAATTCTACTCCAGAAACTTCTCCAGCACCTGCAATAGATAAAAAATGGGTAGAAATTACTTCTCCTATGGTAGGAACTTTTTATCGCGCTCCTGCACCAGATGAATCACCTTTTGTCGATACAGGAGATAGAATTAGTAAAGGCCAGACAGTTTGTATCATAGAAGCAATGAAGCTGATGAATGAAATTGAAGCTGAAGTTTCTGGACAAGTGATGGAAATCTTGGTACAAAATGGTGAACCAGTAGAATACGGACAAACTTTAATGTGGGTTAATCCCGATTAA
- a CDS encoding SDR family oxidoreductase, translating into MKPNFQEQHAIITGGSSGIGKATAKLLAQLGANISIIAREPYKLSQAQQEIQASTINSQQQVLTFAADVSDRIENETAIQQAIAHLGNPDLLITSAGIAHPGYFTEIPLEIFEKTMAVNYFGSLYTIKAVIPAMEKQGKGHIVLISSGAGLIGLYGYTPYSPSKFALRGLAEALRGELKPKNIAVSIVYPPDTDTPQLAAENQTKPEATKKITKTAQIWQPEAIAQEIIKGINHHQFAIAPGLEINILNRFHSLIAPLLNWYFDRIVEQVNQSAK; encoded by the coding sequence ATGAAACCAAATTTTCAAGAGCAACACGCTATTATTACTGGAGGTTCTAGTGGAATTGGTAAAGCTACAGCCAAACTTCTAGCTCAACTAGGTGCTAATATTTCTATTATTGCTCGCGAACCCTACAAATTATCTCAAGCACAACAAGAAATTCAAGCCTCAACTATTAACTCTCAACAACAAGTTTTAACCTTTGCTGCCGACGTTAGCGATCGCATAGAAAATGAAACTGCAATTCAACAAGCGATCGCTCATTTAGGTAATCCCGATCTCTTAATTACTTCAGCAGGGATAGCCCATCCTGGTTATTTTACCGAAATTCCGCTCGAAATCTTTGAAAAAACTATGGCAGTTAATTATTTTGGCTCATTATATACTATCAAAGCCGTAATTCCTGCAATGGAAAAGCAAGGAAAAGGTCACATCGTCCTAATTTCTTCTGGTGCTGGTTTAATTGGTTTATATGGTTATACTCCTTACTCTCCAAGTAAATTTGCCCTGAGAGGATTAGCTGAAGCCCTCAGAGGCGAGTTAAAACCGAAAAATATTGCAGTATCGATTGTTTATCCTCCCGATACCGATACTCCACAACTGGCAGCCGAAAACCAAACCAAACCCGAAGCTACCAAAAAGATTACCAAAACTGCTCAAATTTGGCAACCAGAAGCTATTGCTCAAGAAATTATTAAAGGAATTAATCACCATCAATTTGCGATCGCACCAGGATTAGAAATAAATATCTTAAATCGCTTTCATAGTTTAATTGCGCCTTTATTAAATTGGTATTTTGATCGCATTGTTGAGCAAGTTAATCAATCTGCTAAGTGA
- a CDS encoding beta/alpha barrel domain-containing protein, which produces MKSPIILFDTTMRDGELTPGVIINLKQKMQLAQLLEELKVDIIEVGYPGFYKKDFDEVFVISQVITKSIVCGLAGSKVKEIETLGEAIKPASRGRINIYTNVNTKIQSKFDQQQILELIQDSITLARNYCDDIQWSAFDAVNAQLDFLCQAVELAINSGAKTICIPDSFGTLSSEEFYNLISKIVNQVSNIDRAIISVHCHNDLGLAVENSIAALATGARQIECSINGLGARKGNADLAEIIKAVEQQNNSQISCEENLISQASDFVNRITQKFS; this is translated from the coding sequence ATGAAATCTCCAATAATTCTTTTTGATACAACGATGAGAGATGGAGAATTAACTCCAGGTGTCATTATCAATCTTAAGCAAAAAATGCAACTAGCTCAACTATTAGAAGAGTTAAAAGTAGATATTATTGAAGTTGGTTATCCAGGCTTTTATAAAAAAGATTTTGATGAAGTCTTTGTTATCTCTCAAGTAATTACTAAGTCTATTGTTTGTGGATTAGCTGGTTCTAAAGTTAAAGAAATTGAAACTTTGGGTGAAGCTATTAAACCAGCATCTAGAGGAAGAATTAATATTTATACTAACGTTAATACTAAAATACAATCTAAATTTGACCAGCAACAAATTTTAGAGTTAATTCAAGATAGTATTACTTTAGCTCGAAACTATTGTGATGATATTCAATGGTCAGCTTTCGATGCAGTTAATGCTCAACTAGATTTTCTTTGTCAAGCAGTAGAATTAGCAATTAATAGTGGTGCAAAAACTATTTGTATTCCTGATAGTTTTGGAACTTTATCTTCTGAAGAATTTTATAATTTAATTTCTAAGATTGTCAATCAAGTTTCCAATATAGATCGAGCAATAATTTCAGTTCATTGTCACAATGATCTTGGTTTAGCCGTTGAAAATTCTATCGCTGCTTTAGCTACTGGTGCAAGACAAATTGAGTGTTCAATTAATGGATTAGGTGCGAGAAAAGGAAACGCAGATTTAGCAGAAATTATTAAGGCAGTTGAACAACAAAATAATTCTCAAATTAGTTGCGAAGAAAATTTAATTTCTCAAGCTTCTGATTTCGTTAATCGAATAACTCAAAAATTTTCATAA
- a CDS encoding vWA domain-containing protein yields the protein MTASSVVEGRDYTLIIDKSGSMSTNDQPGGKTRWDAAQESTLALARTCEQIDPDGITVYLFSGRYRRYDNVTSDKVTQIYQENEPMGRTDLASVLQDAVDNYFKRKVAGEAKPNGETILVITDGEPDDYKAVMRVIIEASRQIERDEELGISLIQVGKDRKATQFLKALDDQLESAGAKFDIVDTITIDDMEDMTLAEVLLNAIHD from the coding sequence ATGACGGCAAGTTCAGTGGTAGAAGGACGTGACTATACGTTAATTATTGACAAAAGTGGCAGTATGTCCACTAACGATCAACCAGGAGGAAAAACTCGCTGGGATGCAGCACAAGAATCTACTCTTGCTTTAGCTAGAACTTGCGAACAAATCGATCCAGATGGAATTACTGTCTATTTATTTTCTGGTAGATATCGCCGATACGATAATGTAACTTCTGATAAAGTCACTCAGATTTATCAAGAAAATGAACCGATGGGACGTACTGATTTAGCTAGTGTACTTCAAGATGCAGTAGACAACTATTTTAAACGAAAAGTAGCAGGAGAAGCTAAACCCAATGGCGAAACCATTTTAGTTATTACTGACGGCGAACCTGATGATTATAAAGCTGTCATGAGAGTTATTATCGAAGCTTCTCGTCAAATTGAGCGTGATGAAGAATTAGGTATTTCTTTAATTCAGGTAGGGAAAGATCGTAAAGCAACTCAATTTCTTAAAGCTTTAGATGATCAACTAGAATCTGCTGGTGCCAAGTTTGATATTGTCGATACAATCACGATAGATGATATGGAAGATATGACTTTAGCAGAAGTGTTATTAAACGCTATTCACGACTAA
- a CDS encoding GerMN domain-containing protein, translating to MHNQKQSRRFSLPLVAGIAGIILALGGGTAWLAKYAMEQSNQSSVPPVANDPPVTEVQPPVTSEPVKQEKQVEICWLNPTENKIELVTTTLTFEKSVQPNQVLETAFKNLLSGPDSEKYTTTIPKETKLLGLQTKPDGVRINLSQEFTSGGGSAAMSGRLAQVIYTATSLNPDAKVWIEVEGKPLETLGGEGLIINQPITRKDFETNFSL from the coding sequence ATGCATAATCAGAAACAAAGTCGTCGTTTTTCTCTTCCCCTAGTAGCTGGCATCGCAGGTATTATTTTAGCCCTTGGCGGAGGTACAGCTTGGTTGGCAAAATATGCTATGGAGCAGAGTAACCAATCTTCAGTTCCTCCTGTTGCTAATGATCCTCCTGTTACTGAAGTTCAACCTCCTGTTACTTCTGAACCAGTCAAGCAAGAAAAACAAGTAGAAATTTGTTGGCTCAATCCTACCGAAAATAAAATTGAATTGGTTACTACTACCTTGACTTTTGAAAAGTCGGTACAACCAAATCAGGTATTGGAAACTGCTTTTAAAAATTTGCTGTCAGGACCTGATAGTGAGAAGTATACTACCACTATTCCTAAAGAAACCAAATTACTTGGATTGCAAACCAAACCCGATGGCGTTCGGATTAATCTTTCTCAAGAGTTTACTTCTGGTGGCGGTAGTGCTGCTATGAGCGGTAGATTAGCTCAAGTAATCTATACTGCGACAAGTTTAAATCCGGACGCAAAGGTATGGATTGAAGTAGAAGGAAAACCTTTAGAGACTTTGGGTGGCGAAGGATTAATTATTAATCAACCGATAACTAGAAAAGATTTTGAAACTAACTTTAGTTTATAA
- a CDS encoding class I SAM-dependent methyltransferase, with product MNFQAQSNYQIWQNKDLAHTYLSGVRSAIPLAKEQIDCLLRIINLTQIKVSNFLDLGCGNGILSQAIWQQYPQATGVLLDFSEAMLQEAKTNLNSKVYHGIFIKQDFGLTHWTDAIKQLSPFDVIVSGFAIHHQPDERKKQIYQEIYHILKPGGVFLNLEHVISQSNFGEEAFNELFIEHLYAYHQQQNSTQSKEEIAQQYYHRPDKQANILASVENQCNWLREIGFIEVDCFFKIFELALFGGVKAKK from the coding sequence ATGAATTTTCAAGCTCAATCAAACTATCAAATTTGGCAAAATAAAGATTTAGCTCATACTTATTTATCAGGAGTCAGAAGTGCGATTCCTTTAGCAAAAGAACAAATTGATTGTCTGTTGAGAATTATTAATCTAACTCAAATAAAAGTTAGTAATTTTTTAGATTTAGGTTGTGGAAATGGTATTTTAAGTCAAGCAATTTGGCAACAATATCCTCAAGCTACAGGAGTATTACTAGATTTTTCTGAAGCCATGCTACAAGAGGCTAAAACTAATCTAAATTCAAAAGTTTATCATGGTATTTTTATTAAACAAGACTTTGGATTAACTCATTGGACTGATGCAATAAAACAATTATCTCCTTTCGATGTGATTGTTTCTGGTTTTGCTATTCATCATCAGCCAGATGAAAGAAAAAAACAAATTTATCAAGAAATTTATCATATTCTTAAACCGGGCGGAGTGTTTTTAAATTTAGAACACGTTATTTCTCAAAGTAACTTTGGAGAAGAAGCTTTTAATGAATTATTTATTGAGCATCTTTACGCTTATCATCAACAACAAAATTCCACTCAATCAAAAGAAGAAATAGCACAACAATATTATCATCGACCTGACAAACAAGCTAATATTTTGGCTAGTGTAGAAAATCAATGTAATTGGTTAAGAGAAATTGGTTTTATCGAGGTGGATTGTTTTTTTAAAATCTTTGAACTAGCCTTATTTGGTGGAGTTAAAGCTAAAAAATAA